From a single Natronorubrum tibetense GA33 genomic region:
- a CDS encoding helix-turn-helix domain-containing protein yields MSTIAELTIPAEEFALRESLETTDSVGVEIERVVAYDPEYIMPYVWFDGDESALEALHDALADDPSVDEYELLTDLDDERLYRLSWVDDVTVIIHLLTEEQATILDASVEETHWRFRVLFPERDSLSSTYDFATEHGLTVDIRKIHQLEEDRHGLYGLTDAQYETLVEALDRGYYQIPRDMDMEGLSDELDISHQALSERLRRAHQTLVQEAIDVGTDDER; encoded by the coding sequence ATGAGTACGATCGCAGAGCTGACGATCCCCGCGGAGGAGTTTGCCCTCCGGGAGTCGCTCGAGACCACGGATTCCGTCGGCGTCGAGATCGAGCGCGTGGTCGCGTACGACCCCGAGTACATTATGCCGTACGTCTGGTTCGACGGCGACGAATCGGCGCTGGAAGCGCTCCACGACGCGCTTGCGGACGACCCGAGCGTCGACGAGTACGAACTGCTTACCGACCTCGACGACGAGCGGCTCTACCGGCTGAGCTGGGTCGACGATGTCACCGTCATTATCCACCTGCTCACCGAGGAGCAGGCGACGATCCTGGATGCGAGCGTCGAGGAGACCCACTGGCGGTTTCGGGTGCTCTTCCCCGAACGCGATTCGCTCTCGAGCACGTACGACTTCGCGACCGAACACGGACTGACCGTCGATATCCGGAAGATCCACCAACTCGAAGAGGACAGACACGGACTCTACGGCCTGACCGACGCCCAGTACGAGACGCTCGTCGAGGCCCTCGATCGCGGCTACTACCAGATTCCCCGCGACATGGATATGGAGGGGCTGTCGGACGAGCTCGACATCTCCCATCAGGCGCTCTCCGAACGACTCCGGCGCGCCCATCAGACGCTCGTCCAGGAAGCCATCGACGTCGGAACCGACGACGAGCGGTAA
- a CDS encoding DUF7519 family protein has protein sequence MTEDGGDGEFGEGVTRRPPVLLSIVAAVAVSVGVLSTTVGPSSAITFGVIGAIIFAIGLVRSRQSTLDAGALVVFAGIVGGGLEQTAVEPTVIGTIAVVVAWDLGHSAVALGDQLGREAQTHRLEAVHVVSSLLIGLFTGTVGYAVYVAGGNQPVAAAVLLLLAAILLVVGLGRRRDRSAIGNRSGLPRNR, from the coding sequence ATGACCGAAGACGGAGGCGACGGTGAGTTCGGGGAGGGAGTCACTCGGCGACCTCCCGTTCTGCTGAGCATCGTCGCGGCCGTCGCTGTCTCAGTCGGTGTCCTCTCGACCACCGTCGGACCGTCCAGCGCGATCACGTTCGGTGTCATCGGTGCGATCATCTTCGCCATCGGACTCGTCCGGTCGCGTCAATCGACGCTCGACGCCGGCGCACTCGTCGTCTTCGCCGGAATCGTCGGTGGCGGGCTCGAGCAAACGGCGGTCGAACCGACCGTTATCGGGACGATTGCCGTCGTCGTCGCGTGGGATCTGGGCCACAGCGCCGTCGCCCTCGGCGACCAACTCGGCCGCGAAGCACAGACGCACAGACTCGAGGCGGTCCACGTCGTCTCGAGTCTCCTGATCGGGCTGTTCACGGGGACGGTCGGCTACGCAGTTTACGTTGCGGGCGGGAACCAACCGGTCGCCGCGGCCGTGTTGCTGTTGCTTGCCGCAATCCTGCTGGTCGTCGGTCTCGGAAGACGGCGCGACCGGTCTGCCATCGGGAACCGATCGGGACTCCCGCGAAATCGGTGA
- the moaA gene encoding GTP 3',8-cyclase MoaA: MLTDEFGREVTGVRVSLTDRCNFDCIYCHNEGLGDTRGPMDPQDDEMSTDDVVRFLEVAAEFDVDAVKFTGGEPMLRQDLEEIIRRTPDQMEVSLTTNGTFLPGRAEDLVDAGLERVNVSQDALDPEDFAAVTKSGAYDKVLEGVDAALEAGLDPVKLNMVVFEHTAGYVPEMVDHVAENEGLQLQLIEYMPELTGKPEWNIDIQRVHDWLAEQAVEIEHREMHDRKRYWVGGSDAEGVDELTPDSPGIGMVEIVDPVENAAFCANCHRVRVTHEGYLKGCLNRNDDLKPMGEMTKPEIREAFREVVANRVPYYGEYMVKNGDGEWELNDEYVGEYAEI; the protein is encoded by the coding sequence ATGCTCACCGACGAGTTCGGGCGGGAGGTAACCGGGGTTCGGGTTTCCCTCACCGATCGGTGTAACTTCGACTGTATCTACTGTCACAACGAGGGGTTAGGCGACACTCGCGGGCCGATGGATCCCCAGGACGACGAGATGTCGACCGACGATGTCGTTCGCTTCCTCGAGGTCGCCGCCGAGTTCGACGTCGACGCGGTCAAGTTCACCGGCGGCGAGCCGATGCTCCGTCAGGATCTCGAGGAAATCATCCGACGGACACCCGATCAGATGGAGGTGTCGCTGACGACCAACGGCACCTTCCTCCCCGGCCGCGCCGAGGACCTCGTCGACGCCGGTCTCGAGCGGGTCAACGTCTCCCAGGACGCACTGGACCCGGAGGACTTTGCCGCCGTGACCAAGAGTGGGGCTTACGACAAGGTGCTTGAGGGCGTCGACGCGGCGCTCGAAGCCGGCCTCGATCCGGTCAAACTCAACATGGTCGTCTTCGAGCACACCGCAGGCTACGTGCCCGAGATGGTCGACCACGTCGCGGAAAACGAGGGGCTCCAGCTCCAGCTCATCGAGTACATGCCCGAACTGACGGGGAAACCGGAGTGGAACATCGACATCCAGCGCGTACACGACTGGCTGGCCGAGCAGGCCGTCGAGATCGAGCACCGCGAGATGCACGACCGAAAGCGCTACTGGGTCGGTGGCAGCGACGCGGAGGGCGTCGACGAACTCACACCGGATTCGCCCGGAATCGGCATGGTCGAAATCGTCGATCCAGTCGAGAACGCCGCGTTCTGTGCGAACTGTCATCGCGTCCGCGTCACCCACGAAGGCTACTTGAAGGGCTGTCTCAACCGCAACGACGACCTGAAACCGATGGGCGAGATGACCAAACCGGAGATCCGAGAGGCGTTCCGCGAGGTCGTCGCGAACCGAGTCCCCTACTACGGCGAGTACATGGTCAAAAACGGCGACGGCGAGTGGGAGCTCAACGACGAGTACGTCGGCGAGTACGCGGAGATCTGA
- a CDS encoding RNA-guided endonuclease InsQ/TnpB family protein yields the protein MVEDSATRTVPVKLDVDESAADLLHQTTDRFLDAANYVVDTAWEPDWKITSKTKLHDLTYYDVREDSPLPANLVQAARNRAAEAVKGCVERWKEGKKASKPQFTSRFASYDARTVTVNDNHATLATIDGRVTAEFVLPDEQRDTPHSAYLFNDNYEVNGATLHYDDVEDCFYLHVRTKPAVENDEAEQGDSKHVSVLGVDLGITNIATASTGRLWSGGELTHWHREYEKRRGDLQQTGTRWAHENVQRVGRKQTGRFEQMLHAISNELVEEALENDCTHIVFEQLKGIRERLPHAKAVHKWAFHRLFEYVSYKAESEGLVVKQINPAYTSQRCSKCGFTHEDNRPHNNGQDDFGCLKCGYDVHADYNAAKNIGLKYLRDQQKSGRGGAPVGVRLNSGMLNVNGEYSPTALSG from the coding sequence ATGGTGGAGGACTCAGCCACTCGAACCGTGCCCGTCAAACTCGACGTGGACGAAAGTGCCGCTGACCTCCTCCACCAGACAACCGACCGCTTCCTCGACGCCGCCAACTACGTCGTAGACACAGCGTGGGAACCAGACTGGAAAATCACCAGCAAAACCAAACTCCACGACCTCACCTACTACGACGTAAGAGAAGACTCACCGCTTCCGGCCAATCTCGTGCAAGCCGCACGCAACCGAGCCGCAGAAGCCGTTAAAGGCTGTGTTGAACGCTGGAAGGAAGGGAAGAAAGCCTCGAAGCCACAGTTCACCTCACGCTTTGCCAGCTACGATGCGCGAACCGTTACCGTCAACGACAACCATGCAACACTCGCCACCATCGACGGGCGAGTGACCGCAGAGTTTGTTCTTCCCGACGAACAGCGTGACACGCCACACTCGGCGTACTTGTTCAACGATAATTACGAGGTGAACGGAGCTACGCTCCACTATGACGATGTTGAGGACTGTTTCTACCTCCACGTGCGGACAAAGCCCGCCGTGGAGAATGATGAGGCCGAACAAGGCGATTCCAAGCACGTCTCCGTCCTTGGTGTTGACCTCGGCATCACAAACATCGCAACCGCCTCAACCGGACGCCTCTGGAGCGGCGGTGAACTCACTCACTGGCACCGTGAGTACGAGAAGCGACGTGGCGACCTGCAACAGACAGGGACTCGCTGGGCGCACGAGAACGTTCAACGAGTCGGTCGCAAGCAGACTGGACGTTTCGAGCAGATGCTTCACGCAATCTCGAACGAACTCGTAGAGGAAGCCCTTGAGAACGACTGTACTCATATCGTGTTTGAGCAACTCAAAGGCATCCGCGAGCGCCTACCGCACGCGAAGGCGGTTCACAAGTGGGCGTTCCACCGCTTGTTTGAGTACGTCTCGTACAAGGCAGAATCTGAGGGGCTTGTGGTGAAGCAGATTAATCCGGCGTACACGAGTCAGCGTTGCTCGAAGTGTGGGTTCACCCACGAGGACAACCGCCCTCACAACAACGGACAGGACGATTTCGGTTGTCTGAAGTGCGGGTACGATGTTCACGCGGATTACAACGCCGCGAAGAATATCGGACTGAAGTATCTCCGCGACCAGCAAAAGTCTGGACGTGGAGGCGCACCCGTAGGCGTGCGCTTGAACAGCGGGATGTTGAACGTGAACGGCGAGTATTCGCCTACCGCTCTTAGCGGTTAG